The DNA sequence TACACCTTGTCCATGTAATATATCTAATTTTATTCCACATTTCCATTTGAATCTGTTTGAAACAGAATGCAATTTTTATAATTATAATATTAGACTTTTAAATTGGTCTAAATTGACAGTTTGCAGATAGCGGTAATACCACATATTCCGAGTGTAGTTATAGACTCTGCTACTGTATTGTTTCCCTAGGAAACTACGAACTACTGCAATGTCCAACTGCACAGAACACAGACGATCTTAACGCGGAGTCTGATGTGGAATTCTGTGAGTAAACAGTGATTTCATGTATATGCCTGATGATATATGTTTGTAATGAAATCCACTTTCCCATACGATAAGTCAAGTGTTCACCTGAACAAACACAGGATCCTGTGGTACGAGTCAGAATATGTTCTAGGACACTTAATCAGTTGTTCCCACTACGACAGTTAGAAGCTgaaacatagacttacacacatGTTCATTTTCCAACCCAAGATTTATATTTGCAAAAGTTTTAAAAATCCTGTCAGACTTTGGTTCAAGATTTGTCAGTTTACAAGATGGACAGTTCACAGTATAAAGGCACAAATGACTTTGGTTTAAAAAATCTTGGCCTTTTTTATAATCCCGATTCCTGTACCTGGAGCTCTATACTTAACAAGGTAATTTCTTCTTTAGGGAACGAGCTGGAGAACGCTACGCTCAAGAATATATCTTTTTTGTACTCAAAAGATTGTGAGTGTCACCTAGAAGCAGTGGAGGCATTCACGAGATGTTTGGAGACGTCGTTCAGATGTAGTTTCCATCAAGTCGACTGTGCCAAAGATATCGAGACACAGCTGAAAACTGCACATGTTGTCCTTTTGGTTAATTCAAAGGATGTATTTAAGTCTTGGTACTTGTATCAATCCAGGTTATCCCAAATCCAGAACCCACCCGCCCTCACTGCTGGTAAACTAGGTCGTGTGATACACAAACTCCTGGAGGCCCACAGCGATAGGCTGCTGATGGTGCGGCTGGCCTTCACTGAAGACCAGTATATGATTACATCCCCAAACAACCACGTGTTTAGCATCCCTGAGCATATGTCCGACCTCGTCTGTCGCATACATAAACTTGGAAACCTTGTGGCAGAAAACAGTGTCAGGAAGTGGTTATCGACGAGGCCAGAGGGTAAAGATCTGATGTCTTCCATTGAGCAGGCTTCAAAGTGCTGTTGTAAATCCAGATGCTCAGTGATTGGACACCCAGGAGTGGAGCTGTTTCAGGACTCACATGTTGTAGATGTCCAGGACACAGCTGGGCAGGACAGAGAGGTAGTGGATCTTCCAGATCTGGGTGGGGAAACAGATGTGTTTGAGGACTCGGATGGGCAGGGGGTAATTGTCGTACATCTCAAGGACGTGGGTGAGCAGGAGTCCAGTGGAGTCGTATTTGAGGACCTCGTTGGGCAAGGACAACACAGTGTACAAGACAAGGAATTGAGTGGCCAGGGAACAGATTGGTCTGTTATTGAGAGCACTACTGAGCAGTTAGGTGGGCATCCCCTTGAAGTAGCCCAACAGGAAAGACAGAATGCTGAGATGGATCCCTGGATTCCATTAACAACAGAACCTTTAGAAGACAGTTCCATGGAGGAACTGGAGGAACACCTGTTGCTGATTACACAGAACTATGAGCATCGCTTGAATGACCATGTTCGATTCCGTCGTTCCTTTGTTGATGGCAGTTCTTGATGTGTGACATAGCCTAGTAATGAAAGCCCTCGCTTGTCCcactgaagacatgggttcTATTGCCCGTATGGGAACAATGAGGTGTattccgccgtgatattgctggaacatacGTAAACGCCGCGAAAAGCAATAATCGCTCAAGTGTAGTTGGAAAGCCATTTAATTCAGACTGAAGAATTCTTTGTAATAGTCGCAGTAAATACAATTCCATGGTTGTATTGCTTGCAACATAGCGTAGAACGTTACCACATATCCTTTACTTATCTACACATTTTCTGCTCTGTGACAACTACACATTTACTGTGGCAGTTATGTGACTTAGATGGTACCATTTTAGATGCCGCAGCaaccagcaaaagaaacgcaatgaAATCTCATAAGTAAGCTTTCGTCTTTGTGCTATTCAAACACTTGAcaaacagagttgcgtttcttttggtgttCACTAGACGTACGCACAGCAGTTAAGCTTCAGAGTGCATACTCCATTATTTTCATATGCTAATATTCCACGCATGGCAGTATACGGAATTAGTCGGAAGTGTCCATATCATATGAATATGTTATAGTTGTCCAAGTGCTGGCATGCGTTCATGTACAAACaagcataaacaaacatcgagggtacgtCAGCCCATGggcccgagggaccagtgaacaacgtatttttCTTACCGAATACCACAATATTAATTTCGAATTGTTTGAAGTCATGGGTTATCGGATGGTACACTTCAGTCAACCAGGTTCTTGCATTTTGCCTTTTCTTTACCGTGGATATTGTCGCAGTATAATCGCCGCGGTGTAATTCCTCTTCTTAATAAGCTCATGGACcgcatttgaacgttttgtcaaaatatatttactggAATGCGAAgcaaatcttttcgtagccattGCTATATTTTGCagtaaaaacaaatttagaattATCTCttttccatcgatttgcattcgcaaaacttcggtaatttccgtacatcatgcgtgattcaatgttattcaaaataaacatgtgcTGCCACCAAGTACCATATGGGTTGCCATTGGCATCGAGGTATATTGCAATGCACCTCGCTTGTAAGAGGGAACATTAAAACAATCTAGAAGAGCGCTCAGAAAATGAAACTTATGCATGAGTTAACATAATGCCAAGTAGTCATAAGAAGGCAATGTGGTAGCCAAGTGGcgaaagcgtttgctcgtcacacggaagacctgggttcaatcctCATTATCGGTACAATGTATGCAATGTATTCCTCcaccgtgataatgctggaatattgctaaggggCGTTAAACCATATCACTCACTGCTGACAATTCCTTGACATCTGACGTCATCAAACATCAAGTGTTTTTCATATGAGTGTATAATATGAAAAGAGCATCACTGTCATTTTGTATGCTTCAAGATTTGTTCCCTACAGAACGTAACAGATATATAAACCTGGCATGTCACGGTTATCATCTTAAAGCTATCGATAAAATGGAATCTGGCTAGAGTTTTTGTGTGGTATACCAAGGGAGAGTACTCTAACGAATCAACGGTGTTCACACCAAAACGGCGGTAAAATACTTCAGACGTTCATGTCTTTTTACAGGAAATACTTCTCACCAGTAATGTGTATCGTGAACTTCGGTTCAGTTCGTGAACattgttttaagccgctttaagCGGTATTGCAGCAATGTCccgacagggaacaccagagatgggctttacacattgcacccatgtgtaAACTTCAACTGGAACATTCAAGATAATTATTCTAGTGACAATCCGTTCAGTGATTTCACACAATTCGACATATAAACCTGGCAATGATTACTGCCTAAATAAAAAGCAGAAACGGGgtacttcattttcattttttcgtTCGTTCGGTCAGTCATTTTATGTCATCTACCACTCAGGCAAACCTATAATGTCGAAAATATAATACGGCCATAACGTGCTGTCCTCTTAATAACTGCAGACATATGACTTGTCTACATCAAATTCGTTTGAAAACTGTTGCAACATAGTCGTTATCTACCTTTTTTTTCAACTCCTTACCGCCCCAAACAACACGGAAACTGTCTTTCGGAAGTATTTCACATCAGCTGAACGTATCAGCTGCATGTATCACGTCCATTTTTGCAACAGCTTAGAGATAGcacggcttcacacattttacctaaGAGAAGAATCGAACCAAGGTtgtcggtgtgacgagcgaaggctttaaccaacGCTTCTGTGTAGCACAGCGGacggtgaggtgaggtgaggtgaggtgaggtgaggtgaggtgaggtgaggtgaggtgaggtgaggtgaaatgggggaTGGGGTTGGGGCAGGCAATCTTGTCAGCTGGAAGCAAAACAGGTTAGGAGATTCTTTTCCCTTAATGTAGCAACTCCATTTATGATGTCcctgataatgctggaatagtgttaaaagAGGCGTGAAACAACACTCAGTTTCATATCAGCAACAACTTATTCATGGTTATCGTGACATCATGTGCTTTCAAACCAATCAATAACGggagatatatacatatatatgtgtgtgtgtgtgcgtgcgtgcgtgcgtgcgtgcgtgtgtgtgtcactTTTGTTAAGAATGATTCACAAAATTTGCCACACTTAGCAACATTCATGCCATGTGTACGCCGTCTCCAAATAAATCGATTCTGAACATCGGAGCATCGATCAACGTCAGTGGTATTCGATAACACGTCAACTAGTCTGTCTACTCGATCCCATTAGctgcctctgacgacaagcatggattgttgaagatctattctaacaGGGAACCTTCATGAGAATATTCATCAAGAGTAGACCAAAGTGAAGTGTAGACAAGTCTAATAAGCAAAGAGCACTGGGCTACAGACTAATACAATCACCACGGTAATCTTTATTTGTTTGGTGCTTAACGctgttgtcagcaatattccatctatataatggctgtttgtaaatgatcgagtctggaccagacgatcccgGATTTACTATATGGGCAGCGATTTACCTGCCGGGTACAATGATAATCATTCAATAAAGTCAACCACCCTGATTACACTATCCCTATACTCATCTCAAACGACCACCTGTACGGAACCGTTTCCAACACGAGATCCCCTCATGGTTTGATAAATCATGTCTGTAGCCTCTATAACATCGTGAGTACgtgtaacaatattccagccatatcacagtagggttacaccagaaataggtttcacataattattgtaaccatgtgggaatggaacccaggccatcgcgtgacaagcgaacgcttaacAGTCAGACTACCCTTACCGCCCTCTGTATaataccactagactacccctacCGCCCTCTGTATaataccactagactacccctacCGCCCTCTGTATaataccactagactacccctacTGCCCTCTGTATaataccactagactacccctacCGCCCTCTGTATaataccactagactacccctacCGCCCTCTGTATaataccactagactacccctacCGTCCTCTGTATaataccactagactacccctacCGTCCTCTGTATaataccactagactacccctacCGCCTTCTGTATaataccactagactacccctacCGCCCTCTGTATaataccactagactacccctacCGTCCTCTGTATaataccactagactacccctacCGTCCTCTGTATaataccactagactacccctacCGCCCTCTGTATaataccactagactacccctacCGCCCTCTGTATaataccactagactacccctacCGCCCTCTGTATaataccactagactacccctacCGCCCTATGTATaataccactagactacccctacCGCCTTCTGTATaataccactagactacccctacCGCCCTCTGTATAacaccactagactacccctacCGCCCTCTCTATAATATCGCTAGACCGCCCCTACCGCCCTCTGTATAATACCACTAGACTTCCCCTACCGCCCTCTCTGTATTACATGTATAAGACCATACATATGAATTGTACGGCTTTAAATTGCGCCTCCtacaaacacaaatacatattgcCGTATGTGCATGGTTGATAAATCGTGTCTCAATGTGACACATTCCAACCTATTGTCATACTGCTGTTGGGGTCACATATCTTTTTTCATTATTGTAAGAGTTGCCTGATAAAATAACATGTTGAAATAGTGTAACCGTTCGATATTAAAGTAGACAGAAATTCATTGTTTTTGCTGCACTCCCAGCTTACAGAAATTCTGCAGTTTCTGTCATGCTAGTAATAACGCCGAAATTCAGCTGTCACTATTCCCtgggatgaatgagtgagttagtgatcGCTTATAGTATACgtcgcttttagctatattccagcaataccatggtaTATAGCATTTCTCCCTCCCTGACCCAATGCACTCACCAATACAGAAAATAAGACGCTTACCACGTTTGTAAAGCCATCTAGTACGGAACCACGACCAAAGGTTTGTGTCATACCAAAGGCATGTTTCAGCCTAAACTGTTTATCGCTATAGTTGGTATCATCGAGTTCACGGTTtgggaacccgtgaagatccgggtttcaTCCGAATGTgtcgtcagtaacccatgcctgtcgtacgATTATACCAACGCGATCGTGTTGTCACGCAGGCTGATATAGCTGGcatttgtcatcgtatccccttcgcgcagatcgatgtacCTGCgagttaatcactggattgcctggtccagactcagtatTTAGAGACAGTATATATAGAcagttatatagctggaatattgctgagtgtggtgttatatAACAAACTAATAGGCGATAGGGCGAGGGTATAGACTCTGTGTGGTGTGAGATATTTGGAGCTGAAAGATATATGAGGATATAGTTCAAACCTGTCAAGTCTCACGCATTTGAGCCTAATGTCACACACTAACCAAAAAAATCTCACGCACTGCGAAATTTGACACATTGGGAGCTCTGAGGGTTGACAGCTATGTATGGCTGTATAGTATAGTTGCGGGCTGAATATTTCAGTAACTGACCATGTACCTGGTTGTTCATAGCGACAAACCTAGAATGACATCGACTGCTACTTTGAATAGCATCACCCATTCATCCAATCAGAGTCTCAAACGATCTACCTGTCCCTTACGTGTGTTAGTGAGTTCTACCCAATGCCGCCTTTAGCACCTTCCAGAAATACCATAGCtgaagacatcagaaatggtctGAGTCGCTGCAGCAATGTAAGGAACTAGTATTAATGAGCACCCATACTTCAACAAACCTCCAAACTTTGAGGCAATAACATCCTAGAGAAGGCCGCTTGGCAATGGTTTACATCACAACAGCACAGAGATAAATGCTAAAACCCAATATGTATACCCAAGAATAAACTAAAAACCTAATTCTTGAATACGTCCGACTAAACAGTCTGATGGTACATTTTATCCCAATGAACACACACCTGccctcaacaacaacaaaactgaCAGTAAAAATATAATTGCCATTGCTCCCAGGGGTCAATGCCAACATGTGAGATCTCTAAATGCGTCACAGTAATTTCTAACAGTCTGGTGTTTATTGCGGATAACTATGGGTGGCATTGGGAGTGAATTGTTCCCGCTCGACCTCTGTCTTGTGATTGCAACGTTAGTAGGTGTTTCTAGCACCGTTCTACTTCACCACAATGGCGTTTAGAATGCCCCCTGGCATGTTTCAAGGCCGCGACCAACAGTTGATCTACCCGTTACAGTAGTTGACAGATGTGACCGCCAAGGGCTGCTTTGATTAGACGTAAACAAGAAGTCCAATCGATACCACCAGCCGATTGACATTGGTCATTGTGAATTCAGCTTTTGGAATCACGGAATTCACCGTTGCGTATTCTGTTGGAAAGATTAATGAATATTCCTGTAGCGCATTACACAGGCGGTTTGATTATTGGAAGAATAAGGTTGAATCTGCGTGGCACCATAGGTGTTGTATCGTGCATTATACTACTGAGTTGAGATACGTAATTCAGTAACTGCAACGGTTCGCCATCCATATTTCATGTCTTTCACGCTCGTTAGCATAATTGGAGAAATCGGTCGCAATATATTGGGGACGGAATCCCGGCTCACGACTTCGATTCACAAGTTAGGCGTGTGACGTAAACTGCCAGTGGCTTCCATAGGTATTGATCTCGGCTGTAGTTGAGAACCTGACAGAAATCATATGACGTTGTCCGCAGCGTGTGCTGGTACACAATGAAGCGAGGACAGTAAGGCAGGAACGAGCTCCAGAAACCGTCTTGTTCTTATCGATCCAGTGGAAGTGTACGGCAGTAGGGAAAGTCTTCCTACAGAGGAAGGTTGTGTTGCTTCTGCTGAGAGTATCGTTCAAGTGTCGTCTGCTCTTGTGAGAAAGCGCGGGAAATTGTGAGTCACGCGCCAAGCAGCCGGGAACCGTCATTAGATTAGCAGACGACAATGTAAATGATTCGTGAAAAGACATTCCTATGACATGGACACCCCAGTATTACTGTTAAAAGATGGAGGTCTCGTATGTACTGGGGAATTTCGGATCGAATCCAAGATGGCGACGGGACCCTGGAATGAGGAAACGCCGACGTTAACACTGTCACAATGACCATCGCGACGTAATGTCATGTTTCACCGATACGGTTAAGCAATCTCGAAGTCTATGCATGATCCAGGGGTGTTAGTTTCGGCCAGAACtgatttactcatcacatcgtacTGTTCTCTCTCTCAGTTGTGCCTTCTTTTCCTCTCAAGTCTAGTGCTAGTGATCCGTGCTATTCAGATAGTAATGGGCAACGAGGGGAGTGCTCACTCGTCTGAATGCAGCACACCACTTTCTGAGTATGCATCTATGTACTCATACTCCTTGGGGTCCCGTCCCCGGTCCTCTGTCCCCTCCACAAGGGCGCCTTCCCCGACGTTACCGCCAGAACCAGATCTCAGCCATTTAAGTCCAGAGGAAGTCGCCAAGATAAAGAGCGTGATGGAACGCGCCAAGAATATGCAAGCTCAAGAGCAAATGCGGGTCAGGTAAGATCTCACATGTTAAATTAATCATCTTAAGCGTGTGTGTTTATTGATTTTCAGCGCGTGTTCTGCACGCGCATTCTGAATCGTTTAACGGCTGAGCGTCCACCAATGGTTTGAGCCAGAAATGATGATTCACTCCTTCATGTGTCAGCAATGATAAACAGTATGTGGATATAGTCAGCGTTCACGGGTCGTTCGGCTGAGGAATTTTCATTGTTTGTCACACGTGTGTATTTCTGTGGATATGTGAACAGTCTTCTCCCTTGATTGTCAGGTAAGACGTTGCTAAGAGACGTTAAAGAGATCTCTTC is a window from the Haliotis asinina isolate JCU_RB_2024 chromosome 9, JCU_Hal_asi_v2, whole genome shotgun sequence genome containing:
- the LOC137296623 gene encoding uncharacterized protein, which codes for MYETGLNGEDNDKMAIESLILLASITVLLKATLGDVEHCTKATCTTKPLGFNCNVVHEERVLRTKLPDGALRDLPGTVRGLSLLVSNTDPRSDPTLIISWRPPEVAISVFEVYLLTWDNRKPETASVSFPCMFVVNVTDSSKVAKTELRVTSSSFRNSKDITVYVNTWLGNKEPCFLRQAKVTFYATDSLQFTPAYWNYLLSMTLPGNGSLQLSFHPLPNATRHLVQVCQEGTQRGSGYQCSKFRSLRKGTNTGMFQFSNTCATYRIQIIPVPNTYRQVYRVIRFVPDLKSPPRDPVALSLFDTPSLTSNTPKVKDKHGANVILVSVLASLLGLTAGMAIIWKRVTWRRCWHSPPTNGNYELLQCPTAQNTDDLNAESDVEFWNELENATLKNISFLYSKDCECHLEAVEAFTRCLETSFRCSFHQVDCAKDIETQLKTAHVVLLVNSKDVFKSWYLYQSRLSQIQNPPALTAGKLGRVIHKLLEAHSDRLLMVRLAFTEDQYMITSPNNHVFSIPEHMSDLVCRIHKLGNLVAENSVRKWLSTRPEGKDLMSSIEQASKCCCKSRCSVIGHPGVELFQDSHVVDVQDTAGQDREVVDLPDLGGETDVFEDSDGQGVIVVHLKDVGEQESSGVVFEDLVGQGQHSVQDKELSGQGTDWSVIESTTEQLGGHPLEVAQQERQNAEMDPWIPLTTEPLEDSSMEELEEHLLLITQNYEHRLNDHVRFRRSFVDGSS